acggggctgctatgtgggtggccatcGGCTCTTCTTAGAGTCGGGTCAGTAGATCAATAATTATTCCGAGGATGGGATGGAAattagttagcaaatttcaaggatgaaatttttttaagaagGGGAGACTGTAAAAACCCGAACCGAGAaaataagagaatatatatatatatatatatatatatatatatatatataagagaaataaaggaaaacaaaagaaaaaggaaggaatTTGGTTAACAGGACCAAAACCATAGACAGTTTCAACGAGCATGAGAAAACCATCGCCTGTTTTGGGTCAATTGGGCGAGTCAACTACAAAAccagtgacggttttgtgagtataGGGAAAATCGGTGCTGATTTTCTCCTATgctgctcacctataaataggtttgagctcttttttttttttttttttgagaaattcaattctctctcttctctctcctaggATTTCGAAACTTTTCCACCATAAAGCTCTTCTAAGCTCTCCCTTGCTTCCCAGTTGTCTCTTTCATCCATCGTCTAGCAAATACTCGTGTTTTCAATGGTTGGAATTTCAAGGGTTTTTCCATTTCGAACCGTTCGGGTTCATTTTCCTGGAAAAAGGTGAGgcgatttgtttacatcagtattttctaAAATCTTAACCAATCAAATTGTAGTTTActgttatatgtatgatatgtatacttatttggaaaatttcaggaaaatttcaCTAGGTGGAATTGCCGAttttttaggtttatggtttcgggaaagttagggttttggggtatggtctACGGTTTTTCTTATAActcatatatttgtattaaactaaaGGTTGGAGATATTTGAACCCttacttttaaattaaattttattttctcgAACCATTTACTATAGTAATGCATATTAAATCAAATGAGTATGGCATGAGATGTAAAACGGAAATATATTGAACTTGTGGAATATTTGGTATGAAGTATGGGAattggagttccaaattgtttttagaaaatgtaaaaaatgAGGTGCTGGTTAAATACTGAGAACTTGTGTGCCAGGGTTAAACCGAGAGCTATGTGTGCCAAGTTTAATGCTGCGAGCTGTGTGTGCTGGTCAATACTGAGGAAtgaatgaatttttgaaaaatactgaaatttattAAATGCTTTATGGAATGAAAACAGGTTACTGTGCTTTTGTTATAAATCGTATGTATGATATATGAACGACTTGAAGAGCTTGTTACTATGAGGACACGATACAGTTGCTAGTGAgtgatatagtgcaaccacacattatTGCTAAGTGTGGGTATCTAGATGGTCGATTGGTATGAAGGACCCTAGTGTATGATCTAGGGTGGGGTAGGCCAAGTCGGACTTGTAAATGAGTAATGTGACTAGCCTAGTGGGCCGCTAGGGTTAGATCAGGGTCTACTGACCGCataacccgtaccatgggggaagtaaatggtgttcatgtGATGTTTCAAAGATGGGACGAGTTCATTGGCatatacataatttaaaaataaaatgggtaaAGTTACAGTGTTGAGTACCGAGCAGAAGGATTGTACAGTATATGTGCCTGTATCCTACCCCAACCTCGGGGACTCTCGCTCGTAATGAGTAGAACTATCTTTTGcaggaagatatatatatatatataaactgaaattaattacacatttaaaacattcttaaccatgtaatatagaagatatatatatatatatatatatatatatatatatatatatatatatatatcttctatattacatggttgagaatgttttaaatgtGTAATTAATTTCAGTTGAACCTAGTATTGTTTTCTATTAgaataaactcatgttgtcatacactgatgtaatatgatccaccttattgagaagtgtctcaccccaatatacaaatcttgttttAGGTCCTATAGGAAACTGGACCTAGCATTCTAGAGGGATCCTAGAGCGTAGTGTTTTGTGAGTTTTTGTAAGTACTCGTGTAAGTACTGGATTATGGCCAGGTTGtctttttgggattgtaataaaAACACCGgaagtatttatgtaatagtgttgacttagaactctggtacGATGTTTTGAGAATGAATATTTTTCGTTGTGTTATTGTATAATGGTTATGGATAGGGTAACCGTGAACCCTTCGGGGTCGGTCCCTCATATTTATGGTACCAGGAAGCATATTGAAATATTTAGCAGGTTAAATTTTCATGTCGTTACACAAAATCTCTCTTCCAACACAAACACTTACCCTGGATTTAGGGTAGTACTAAAACCTccactatctcggagctcgctccgctcgtctgtctaggtttcctgaaatgtttgaatttttggggtgagacacctctcagtaagtgggatagattagcatcagtgtgtggcacatgagttttattgtaatataaacatatactgtacataattaactgcatctgataaatcaagtaaatatgttctgtataaatatgaagaaatcatatttcaacaaaGACATACtgtatcataataaatttctataTAGTACTAAAATTATGTATGCATATAAATTTTGTGTTTTatctatataatactgaaattatgtATGCATATAAAATGTcttctatatctgtataatacttaaattctgtatacatataaattgtttgctatatctgtataatactgaaattctgtatgcatataaattgtcagttatatctatataatactaaaattttgtatgcatataaattGTCTACTATATCTGTGTAATATTGAAATCATTctcaagatggatagctagttgatatcatgtattacccccacatgattgggttgtgcggcccataggtgggacctagcaatggttggcctaccatgctaagtcaaaactaacttgtttgtaagtacgattggcttgcccagcccggtccagactgccagggggGCACCCTACTAGACTGGACTCAATCAACTATCCATACACtgacactctatctgagacgtgtggtggcactaatctgaactgatagctacggtactctaaaactaaactaagccattcgagttctactatcatatagtacatttcataaataactgtaatataactGTTTCATGGTTCTGTGTAAAATTTATCATAATAATgtttctgaataaactgttataaatatatctaatcaTGACATTTGGGCCGACTGAAATATCACAGCATTTGGGCCAGCTGAATTATGATGGCATCTGGGTCGACTGAATTATCATGGCATCTAGGCCAACTGAATTATCACGACATCTAGGACGACTAAAATATCACGACATCTAGACCAGCTAAATTATCACAGCATCTGAGCCTGCTGAAATATCAGGGCATCTGAGCCGACTGAATTATCACGACATCTGAGTCGGCTgaattatcataatatactgaaaatatcataaGTTTTGTATTgtttatagattttataaaaattcgttataaaaacatgttttttcTGTGTAACCATAAAATAATCTGACATGCTAATATCTGCAATGAAatatctatactcatgccacacaatttgagtattatTTTATAGTACACTAACTGTCTGAGAAGATCATATTTTTCtgagaaataatattaaatctgtttccATAAATCTAAGTATCCAgataattcatatatataatttttgaatcaaatattgtatttTAAACGGTGAACTTTCtgaaaatacctaacataatttatccccttacttgtttcctaGAAATATGCTTGCAAGGAATCCAATACTATGCCTGCGGCGCCGGCACAAAGCCTGTATCCATAATTAATCAACTTAACCCTAGAATAATAGTCATTCAACATACCTAGGCCCACATATTACCAATAACTAgctaaacttttttaaaataatctcCTTACattggttttggagtggtgtctgaaATGCTTGATTCTCAACGTTACTCCAGTTAAATTGCAGAGAATCGTCTCTGGAATCCTAAAATCATGTTTATCATCTGATTTGGGCTGAAATCAAGCGAGAAAttgaagtgagagagagagataaagctGGCCGCAGCCCttggtgagagagagagtgatttgaTTTTCCTTAAGAAAAATTTATTGCAGGACCTTACATATAAGCCATTACCATAAAaaaaaaccattgacggtttggcttttaaccaaaccttttcaCCGTTTTACCCTTAACCGTGCAACGGTAATAACAAAACCGTTTACGGTTTTCTGCTCCcccaccaaaccatcgacggtttggtctacaccaaacaaaattccttcttttcttgtcttttcttattattcctatTTTCCGAGTTGCTACAATATGagagtaaaaatgattttgatttgcaaaacaaatgcccaaaggaTGTTTAAAACAAAGCtctcttgaaatatttttcaaagtaatagtaAAGAGAGGATAAAGCTAAActtaggaagatgaaaaaatgatataaaatttgagaggattttctaactaatcatcttgctaattatgaattatgaaggggtatatatagagttgggtgaaaagatgaccgttggggacacattaggtattattagaaaattttaattaatttttaagcgTGTTTAAGCATTTAAAAATGGATTGACCCaagaggttcgattgaccaaggacaaggttcggtcaaccacttttataagttggtcgaccgaggcaaatttgaactacaagtttggtcaaccaactCAAGGTGATTCCGAACCTTTTttgggttcagttgaccaaggcaaAGGCTGGTTGACCATctatgaggttcggtcaaccaaggtgattttgaactacaagatcggtcgaccaagtggttggGTAAGTAAGATTTGTATAGGTCGGTTGACCGAGAAAGGTTAGTTCAAAAAtaggttggtcgaccaaggcaagtaAACCTGTTGACTTTTCCAAGGTTCAGTCAATCGAGCTGATTAATATTGAaactggtcagtcgactgagctcaGTATCTTCTTCATTTTAAGCCCCAATTTGACCCTAAAACTACTCCAGaaacttttataagttttaagtaattttgaaaagtttttaggcaaagggtttggtcgatcgaggctttttaattaagcccaaaaatccaatGTTGGTTGACCGTCTATGGAAttttgatttccctatggtcagattatggcctttgagcataaacctatcatgcataatatgcaaatattacagtccattgttacaaacccaaaatataaaaaaaaatgcattttacAAGAAGAACAAATGTTTTCAATCTTCTTGCTCGTGTGACTTCATGGAATGTGCCAGATATATATGATCTTGGAATTTCTTCTGACTTCCAAGTCCTTTGATCTTATGTGTGTTGAAATTTAGACTCGTTtacatacttaaacacacataagatactggtactttgttagcatcaaaacagatatcaaactcaaaaagtcaacaatctcggACACGAATGATAAGGCTCACATCCCACTAGCACTGAGGGTATTTTCATTACTACAACACAACTAAGGTTTAGAATGAGACTACCTAATCATGTAGCTAATGACTAAGATAGGCGAACACCCAAGCAAGTTAAGAGTACTATGAGATATCATTCTTAAATGGATCATCTATGAGGTTCCCAATCCTGAAGCGAAGCCTAGGAAACCCCTCGAGGATGTCACGAGTCTGCCCCTGAGCACTTACTTGGTGCTCCTTTAATAGTTTTGTCCTCGAAGTATTGTCGTTCACATGCAAGTAACCACCAAGGATCTCATAGTCATATGTCTTCGGTTCGAGAACACCACAATCAGTACTATTTAAACCAACCACAATGTCATGGTGACATACCAAAACTATCTCCATGGCATTTGCATAATCGAATTCATGTTAACTAACCTTCCCTACATATCAAAATTATATAGCAAAACCATGTGTTAGAGTCACGAAACTCTAAAACCCTCACACAAcacttttaatgaatttttttaacTATTTAAGACCATAAAGGTTGGTTGAGATCACTAATTGATATATTAGCGTAACATTCTATCAATTACAAGAAAATTTTGTTGCACAGTGGATAACACTAAAACAATATGCaaagtttaaattttaatgattagtTTGAAACTATTAGTAAAGTTCAATGACCATTTATAAATTTACCTCTACTTTTTTTGTTTGATAGCAACTTTGAAACTTTATTACTTTTGAGTAGAGCTTGTATTACGTGTCACACAATGTTTGGAGCTtattcactatatatatatatatatatattttgtttaatGAAATAGGATAAACTAtataagtagaaaatatttttacaagttctaataagttttaatttttatttccttAGTAGTTTTTTATTctctaatatttaattttttaaaaaaaattatattaaccTTCACCCTTGCATATGCACAcatgtacatatatgtatatgcacattatAGACTCAATCTTCATATGAGCTTAAATTGGACATGCTTTGAGCATGATGCAAAAAAATGACCCAAATTAGAATTCGATCCTTACATTAGTAGCAATCTACCATTCGTTCTTTGCAATTGGAACCATAAAAACAAAAGAGGAGTTTGGGAGAACCACAGTAGCCTCTGGTGGCATTCTTCTATAATGCTTAAGCCAGtgattgaaaattaagaaataagATATGATTGATATGACTTATTCCTTTTGTTGTAAATACTAATGTTCCTTTCCCCCCCCCTTTTATGGGCTTATTTCAAAGGGAATTTAATGTCCAAATTAATAAGGGGAGTTACACGTGAACTTATAGGGAGGCTACACCTCTATAATTGGGAAGGTTATTATGCCCATTTTGGACTTACCATTCTCATTTCGTGTTCATGCCTTTACCAAGCTCATATGAAATTTTGAGTCAGCTTAGATGACTTAATTAATCTAAATCAAATATGGGGCTTGTTTCTCTTCTTGTGATTTTATTTGATCCTCATCTAGGCTCTTGGCCCATGGAATTTTAAGAGGGCCTAGATGCCCAAGCTAATTTGAACCATATATAAGGTTGTTGCCTTTACAATGACTTTTTATCCTTGTCCAAGCTTTTGGCTTGGGGAATTTCGCTCAAGCTTTTCAAGTAGCTAGAGATTTTTCCTTGATGGTGATATTTGAGAGTCATTGATGAACCTCACCTTTTCGGAACTTATCATTGTCAGTCATACTTCGGGAAGGAGTCCTTGCTTATAGAGGGAAGGAAGATTTGATAATTCATATGACACTCTATCGACATAAGATTGTATCAAGGGATGCCGATGAAGAGGGATTGACGGTCCTCAAACGAGAAATAAAGAAGGACTTTTGATGGGAAATGggtaaaacatttaaaaatggagtcaccattttatttttttggataatacggggaaaataaaggaaaaccctACAAAAGGTTTGCAAAAAGCCAAAGAATGAGATCAAGAGTACATTCGTGCATAGGGGAGGTGACTAGCCAATCATCTTAGTGATTATCAGTGTCTCAGTACCCCTAACAATAATCATTAGTAGAATGGTTACCATAATTACATAGGTTTTtcctttaaaaagaaaagaaattgaaaataagAGAGAACACTTTGCTTCCTCCTCTCATGAGCTTATTTTAAAGGAATTTAATGCTAAAGTTAATAGGACATACCTACCGAATGTGTTAGGGAAAATTACTTCTCCATGTAATAGGTTGCATTTTTGGGTTTAAGGGCATTTTTGAGATCCCTCACTAATTGGTAGTACAATGGTTATTTGGCCCACACCACTTtggtagaaaaataaaattagtatcTATGTGGATATAAAAAGGGCAGTCCTGTACACAAAACTCTCATGTATACGAGGTTCGAGGAAGGAGCGGACCACATATAGATCATCTATGTGTATATGCTTACataaaaattttacattttaatgattttttaaataaatttaaatacttTTAAATATTCGTCAAATATAAATGGTGATAGAATATATATTACTAGACACAAGACTGTGACCATTTTTTAAATTTGGTAAATCGATAACGCCTTCTaatgataaatatataatttAGATTTAACTTAATTCAATCGGACTTACTAATACTAGATTTAACATAGAGATTTTCATTATTCACACTACACAGACAAATTCCACAATATAagttataaaatataaatttttcaaaagaaaattagaaacTTATTATTGAACATGAATTTAAAAGCAAAaaatatgttaattaaaataatttcataaatttaaccctaaaataaaaataataagtgaCGCGAGGAGTTGAAGATCTTGCATTGAAGGTGTGAGGAGATTTTATCTCTACTTTGAGGAAGGCCTCCATAGTACCGCCAGCGATTGTCCCCAAAAATGGCCTCCGCCCCTCTGCTTCACCTCCATCATTTCAATCTCCACCGCCACAACCGGCCGACTCTCCACAACCTCAAACTCCCAACCACGACCGCCGCCCACCGCCGCGCCGCTTCAACAGCCGCTGCTCCCTCAACCGCCAAAATTTCCATGTCCTACAGCCCCACCCCCGCCGCCGACCGCTTGATCTCCGCCGTGGCCTACACACTCCCCTTCTTCAACAGCCTCCACTATGGCCACCACCTCCTCGTCCGCTACCCTCCTCTCGCCGCCGCCTTCGACCCCATCCTCCCCCTTTTCTCCCTCTATCGCTCCATCCCCTACGCCTCCTTCGTGGCCTTCTTCGCCCTCTACCTGGGCGTCGTCCGAAACGCCGCCCTCTCTCGCTACGCCCGCTTCAACGCGATGCAGGCGGTGGTCCTGGACGTCCTCCTGGTGGTGCCGCTCCTGGTGGGTCGGATCCTCTCGCCGGGCCGCGGTGGGTTCGGGGCGAGGGTCATGGCAATGGGTCATAGCGGGCTATTTGTGCTTGTCTGTGTGTGCTTCGTTTATAGCTTGGCGTGCTGCGTTCTGGGTCGGACCCCCTACTTGCCCTTTGTCGCGGATGCTGCCGGTAGACAATTGTGAATTTGCGAGGAATCGATCGAGGATGGATCTGTCTGTTTTTGTGATCTGAGGTCGGATCCAGTGCGTGTTTGTAATCAGGCGAAGAGGATGGAGGAGGGTGAACGAGAGGTTTCCTTTGTATTAGTGTTTTTGGTTGTGTACTTGAAAGTTACTGAAGTCTATGAAATTCCTTGTGATTTATCTGTACTTTCGTtcccactaaaccctaaaagtcCTTGCATACCCTAAAACCCTCTTGCATTTTTTGTTTGAGTATGAATTTTCAACTTTAAATTTTAGCTGAAGTGAATATTTTCAAATACAATTTGACAGTTTAGAATGCAGTTTGAAGCATTTGAAATTGCTCTTTAATTTTACatattctttgtatttttttttttttttttaattgcattcAACTCTCAAGCAGTACAAATATTGGGTTAGACATTTAACAAATTTTCAATATGCTAGAATAAAATGAATTTAGAATGAAATAGAATAAAAAactttaatataaatttataaagaTTAATTTTATTCTATTCTATGCCTGCAGGACCAATAGGAAATAATAACTGAACTAAAAAAAACTGGATGCATTTGGATTTTTTGCAGCACCACAGTTCAATTTCCAGTCGATAATAGTGTTGGCTCAACAAAGAGCTTGTCCTTGAGTTGGGGCTTGGGGATATAACGTTCAACTGAGTTTACTTCACTATGACCCTGAAGTGTGAAGATCAAcaagaaaagatgatgaaaatttGAGAAGGGTCTTCATGGCTGTCTCCCATCCTCCAACCCATGTTTTCGAGTTTACCCTCAGCTGGCCTGTGAGTTGGGTTTGATCAGTTGAAGGAAACTGACTTCGGATTTGATCAATAACTCACTTTTATAAGTAATCCAATAACCCGTGCACCGATTTAGGTCTTAGAAACCGAACCAGCACTCCATTTCTATCTCGCACATTGATAGGATTGAGGGAAATAGGTAGACAAAAGGTAGTGTTTTAATTTGACAATTAAAGCAAAGACACCATAACATGGAATGTGCATCAATGCCACCAACAAGTACCTGGAATTCATTATCAAAAGCAGAACAGGGTCAGATAGAAGCATAAGAAACATGTTTGCCATGGTGTGGCTAAAAATTTTTTTTGCAGTGTGTTTGGGACCTAAAAATGGAAGATGCTCTACTGTAAATTCAAAGAATGAGTTCCGTGAACCACGCTGTTAAGAATATCAAGGCTTGAAGATAATGAGATGGATTCAAATTTGGATTATATACCATAATGGAGCATTTGGTGATGACAAGTCCAGAAATGGATATGGCCACCTGTAAGAAAGATAGGTAATACTGTAAATAATGAAACCAAAATTGAACAAATAGAAGCGCAACTAGAACTACCAAATTGTGACACAAGCATGAATAATCCACTGGAAAATGACGAAAAATCCTGTCCATAAAATGAAGTAAGTAATCCGGAACCAAGGCAATGGCtgcaaagaagttgaaaaaaaaaaaaaattaaacaaatatatGAAAGGAATTGCATAAAAATAAATAGAACAGAAGAACTAAAGGAACAGGAATTTACCAAGCAATTCAAAGCTGTATCACCAAGAAGCATGACAGCATTCACTGAATGCATAATAACTGTTAGCTGGCACATATGGGAAAACATCAAGTTCAGTTCTTCCAAgggccaaaaaaataaaaaagttaagcCTGCATATGAACAAGCAGGGGTGTGCGTGTGTGGGTGAGATGCTGACAGATATGGGAAGACATCTTGTTCAGATTTTTTTTCCCAAGAAAAAAGGTGAAGCCCATGCCATgtgcgcgcgcgtgtgtgtgtgtgtacacaaATTGTAAAGGAACATCAACACCAAGAATCAACATGTCCTATAAAGAAACTTATAGTCTAATTGacgttctaaatacccatttataAAAAGCAcagaaaagaaataataataaagagtagTGTACATGGTTCATAAGCAAATAGAGGAACTGTGAGTGCTAGGAGGAAGCAAAGGTGATATTCCAAGCATATATATCACCAGGAGCTTTGCTTATAATGATGTACTGGAAGTAAGGATGGATGGGTGGGTACGTGCATGCACCTGGGTGCCTGTGTCTATATATATTATGGTAAATAAGAAAATGTTACTGCTGTCTGGACTTTGGATTAATTTCCATCTTCTTCCAAGCTGCTGGATGAAGCCAACTGTACATACTAATCTTAGTGCAATTTGCCATTTTGAAAGAGAAATAAATTGATATATTTTCAAGAtattaacatattttattctttaCACAACATATATCCTGCAACTTGACAATATACCAAAGCTAGTCTAGATTCTAATGCTTGGGTAGAAATTTTGCC
This Malania oleifera isolate guangnan ecotype guangnan chromosome 11, ASM2987363v1, whole genome shotgun sequence DNA region includes the following protein-coding sequences:
- the LOC131168465 gene encoding protein TIC 20-II, chloroplastic-like; the encoded protein is MASAPLLHLHHFNLHRHNRPTLHNLKLPTTTAAHRRAASTAAAPSTAKISMSYSPTPAADRLISAVAYTLPFFNSLHYGHHLLVRYPPLAAAFDPILPLFSLYRSIPYASFVAFFALYLGVVRNAALSRYARFNAMQAVVLDVLLVVPLLVGRILSPGRGGFGARVMAMGHSGLFVLVCVCFVYSLACCVLGRTPYLPFVADAAGRQL